The nucleotide window TTGCGCTTGTTAGGGAATACCCATATCTGCAAAAACTTCACCGCCTGGTTAGTGTCCTTATTGTATTCGCTATGGTAAATACCCGTACCAGCACTCATTACCTGTATATCACCATGTTTAATTACGGCGGTATTGCCCATGCTGTCTTTATGCTCCAGGTCGCCTTCCAACGGGATAGAAATAATTTCCATATTATCGTGCGGGTGTTTGCCAAAGCCACCGCCGCCTAAAACTATATCGTCGTTTAAAACGCGTAGTGCGCCAAAGTGTATCCTTTCGGGATTATAGTAATTGGCAAAGCTGAATGATTGATGGCTTTTAAGCCAGCCATGATCTGCGAACCCGCGTGTATCGGCTTTATGTAATACTGTGTTAGCCATGATTGATTTTCTCCTTTTTTATTTTGTTAATACAAATTTACGGTGCCAACAAGTCGAGAATTCATGATGTAGATCAAGAAAAGAGGAGAGATGTAGGAATCAGGATTCATTGCCAATTGCTGCAGTTATCGTTCGAAACAACTAATCACTAATCAACTAACCTCTATTCACTGCCGCCGCCCTTGCCCGGCTTAAAAACTCGGGACTAACGCCAATATAGGCCGCGATCTGTTTTTGGGGCAGATGGTTGATGAGTGTTGGGTATCGGTTGCAGAATATTTTATAGCGCTCTTCGCCGGTCAAACTTAGGCGGTCTATCAGGCGTTGCTGGTTAGCTACTAACGATTTTTCGGCCAGGATACGGAAGAAGCGCTCGAATTTAGGAACTTCCGCGTACAGCCTTTCCTGGTTTGTTTTAGATAATAGCAGCATTTCGGTTTCCTCCAGCGCCTCAATATTCAGCACACCGGGTTGCTGACTAATCAGGCTATACATATCGGCCATCCACCAATCAGCAGGGGCAAAACTTAGCACGTGCTCTGTGCCATTCTTATCAATGCTATACCCGCGCAGGCAGCCCGATAGCACAAAGGCCGAATGTTTGCAAATCTCGCCCTGATGCAGTAAGCATTCTTTTTTCTTCAGCTTTTTGGCGTGAAGGAATGAGGTAAATATCTCTTTTTCAGTTTCGGTTAGGTGGATATGCTTGCAAACATTGTTTAAAATCAGACTGGGATCCATGGTTGAAAATATTTCTGCTAATGGTTACATTTTAAAAAACACCAACTCCTCGTTACTCCGCACAATGTTACCCTGTTTAACCAATCCCGCTTTTTCCAATACTACTTGCGACGCTATATTTCCGGGGGTAGTGACGGCCACAATGTTCCTTACGCCCTGGCTATTGGCATAAGCTATTAACGCTTTGGTTAATTCGGTAGCTATGCCTTGCCCCCAGTATTTTACGTGCAGGCAATAACCTACTTCCAGTTTATCCGGTTCGTTTTCGTAAGTGCGCAACAGGCCCATACCAGTAAAGTCGCCGTCGGCTTTATTTATAACAGCCCATTTGCTAAAAATGGCCCCATCAATATCCTCTTTCAAGGTGTCTAAAAATATTTTTCGGTTTTCCTCAACTGTGCGCTTAGGCAAATGCTTATTCACGCGTTCATCACTGAAGAGTGCAAGATAGGCCTCTTCCTCATCGGGGCGAAAGGTGCGGATAATTAACCGCGGGGTCTCCGTAATAATGGGCATAACCAAATATAAAAATTTGAATTTTAAACCCAATTATAATATCTACTTGTTTCACCCCGTAACATGTGGGCCAAAATAAATTTGATATCTATATGATCGGGGTGTCGGTTAATTAGCTTTTTGTACCTTTGCCGCATGGCATCCATCAAACCATCTGTCCCCAAAGGTACCCGCGATTTTTCGCCGGCCGAAATGGCTAAGCGTAACTTTATTTTCGATACCATTAAAACCGTTTTTCGTAAATATGGCTATCAGCAAATCGAAACGCCATCGATGGAGAACTCGAATACCTTGTTGGGTAAATATGGGGACGAGGGAGATAAGCTGATATTTAAAATATTGAATTCCGGCGATTATCTTTCTAAAGTAAATCCTGAAAAACTCACAACCCACAACTCGCAACTTATAGCCGGTGATATTTCCGAAAAAGCCCTTCGTTACGATCTTACCGTTCCCTTTGCACGTTATGTAGTAATGCATCAAAATGATATTACTTTCCCGTTCAAACGGTTCCAGGTGCAGCCTGTTTGGCGTGCCGACAGGCCACAAAAGGGGCGTTACCGCGAGTTTTATCAGTGCGATGCCGATGTGGTGGGTTCAAATTCGTTATTGAATGAAGCCGAATTTGTGCTGATATATGATGAAGCATTGAGCAAGCTGGGACTAAAAGATTTCACTATTAAAATAAACAACCGTAAAATATTATCGGGCATAGCCGAATTGATCAATAAGGCCGACCAGATAGTAGATATGACTGTGGCTATTGATAAACTGGATAAAATAGGCCTGGAGGGGGTAACCAAGGAACTATTGGAGCGGGGCTTTACGGAAGAAAATATTGAACAGATAAAACCCATCATTTTATTGGAGGGCAGTAACGACGAAAAACTGTTAAGCCTGCGTACTGTACTGGCAACCTCAGCTATTGGCCTAAAAGGCTGCGATGAGTTAGACGCAGTATTCCATTACCTGGAAAGTTTTATCATGCAAAACGGCAAAGTAGAACTGGACATTACCCTGGCCCGCGGACTAAACTATTACACTGGCGCTATCTTCGAGGTGAAAACCAATGAGGTGCAGATGGGAAGTATTGGCGGCGGTGGCCGTTACGACGACCTGACCGGCATGTTTGGCCTTAAAGACCTGACCGGTGTGGGTATTTCCTTTGGTGCCGACCGTATTTATGATGTGCTGGAAGAGTTGAACCTATTCCCTGAAGCAACAAGTCAAACAACCCAGATATTAATTTGTCCTTTTGATGCGGAATGCGAAGCGTATGCTTTGCCGTTATTACAGCAACTTCGCAACAAAGACATTAACACCGAGCTTTATCCCGCTGGTGCCAAAATCAAAAAACAGCTGGATTATGCCAATGCGAAGGCTGTACCAACCGTCATCATTATTGGTGGCGATGAAATGGCTACAGGCTTGCTAACTGTAAAGAACATGGTATTGGGTACGCAGGAAAAGCTTACGATTGAGAATGTTTTAGACGGGGTTATACAGGGGAGTTAAAGCCCTTTTTAGAAAAATCTGCGGAATCGGACTGAATCGGCCGCCTTAATTCATTTTATAGGAAGCCACCAGGTAAAACTCCGGGATGGTAACATTAAAAAGAGTGCCATCCAACAGGCGAACCATCTGATATTCACCTTTCATACTGCCCATATCGGTTTTTAAGTTACAGCCGGATATATATTCGTGGGAGTGGCCTGGTTCAATCACCGGCTGCACGCCTACTACGCCTTCGCCTTCAACTTCGCGGTGGGTGCTGTTGCTATCAAAAATATGCCAGTGACGGCGTAAAAGCTGAACGGCATGGTCGCCTACGTTCTCAATATTAATACGATAGGCAAACATAAAATGCTCATTAGCGGGATTAGAATACTCAGGCTGATACTGGGTTTCTACCGTTATTTTTACACCATCAGTAATTGCTGTTATCATTTCACTTAAACCTCTTTTTTTCAAATATATAAATTGGTTGACAAAAACCAAGCCATTTATAAAATAGTTGATTTTTTTAACATTTGTATACAGATGTGTGGTAACTCTTTGGGGTGCGATTGACACGCTATCGCCTGCCATGACATAAGCGGTTAAGCCATTGCTTCACTGTAATGATCGGCCACCTCGTCCAGCAGCGCGTTCACATCCTCAATGGTTAATGCCGATACCAGTTTCATGCGGAATTCTTTAAAGTGATCGACACCTTTAAAGTAGTTGCTATAATGCCGTCTCATTTCAAAAATACCCGTTTTCGGGCCTTTCCATTGTACCGATTTTTCCAGGTGCGCGCGGCAAACATCTACCCGTTCGGCTATAGTTGGGGGCGCTAATTGCTCTCCTGTTTTAAAGTAGTGTTTTATCTCACGAAATATCCAGGGGTAACCAATAGCGGCACGGCCTATCATCATCCCATCCACCTCATATTCCATGCGCCAGGCAGCGGCCTTTTGTGGGCTGTCAATATCGCCATTGCCAAAGATGGGTATTTGAATACGCGGATTTTTGCGGATCTCCCTGATCAAACGCCAGTCGGCTTCGCCTTTGTACATCTGCGCACGGGTGCGGCCGTGGATTGTTAAGGCTTTAATCCCCACATCCTGTAGGCGTTCGGCTACTTCATAAACGTTCTTGGTATTGTCGTCCCAGCCTAAACGGGTTTTAACGGTAACCGGCAGGTGTGTGGCTTTCACCACAGCGCTGGTCATGGCTACCATTTTATCAATGTCCTGCAGCAAACTCGCGCCCGCACCACGACAGGCTACCTGTTTAACCGGGCAACCATAATTAATATCCATCAGGTCGGGTTTGGCCAGGGTAGCTATTTCGGTTGCTTCACGCATGTGGTCGATATCGCTGCCGAATATCTGGATGCCTATAGGGCGCTCATATTCAAAAATGTCCAGTTTCTGACGGCTTTTGGCTGCATCACGGATAAGGCCCTCGCTGCTTATAAATTCGGTATACATCATATCGGCGCCGTTCTGTTTGCACACGTAACGGAAGGGCGGATCGCTCACATCTTCCATTGGCGCTAACAGCAGCGGAAAATCACCTAAATCAATATTTCCTATTTGTACAGACATCCTTATCTTTAAGCCTGCAAAAATACTAATTAAAAAGCAAAATATGACCGACTCTGTCCAGACGCATACCCCCCGCTGGTTACAATTAATATACCTGGTACTTATTGCTTTTGGCTGTGCCATAATAGGTTTGGCCGTAAGTTTAGGTATTGTCGCCCTTATTTATGGCAAAGGGATGGCTCTGGCTGTAGCCACCATGAACAACACCGGTGTACCCGGTTTTATGGGCGCTTTCCGCATTTTTATGGGTTTAGGTAATACTTTGTTTACGTTTTTTGTGGCCGCATTGTTATATGCCTATTTTGTGGTAGGCGACCCTCGGGGCTATTTGCGTACGCGTACCTATTACCCGCCGGTGCTGCTATTGGTGGCTGTAATGCTAATGGTTTTCTTTTTGCCGGTGATAGATATTACCTCGTATTTTAACCAAAAAATGACATTGCTGCCCGCTTTTCCTGGTCTGGATAAATGGATCCACGATAGCGAAAAGCAAAACGAGGCTATTGTGAAAATGGTATTGAATATGCCTGGTATCGGCGATCTGCTTATCAGCATATTCATCGTAGGATTCCTTCCGGCACTATCCGAGGAGTTTTTTTTCCGGGGATGTATGCAATCCACCTTTATACGCTGGACTAAAAACACCCATGCCGCCGTGTGGATCACCGCATTTATTTTCAGCTTTATCCATTTTGAATTTTTAGGCTTTGTGCCCCGCTTTTTGCTGGGCGCGGCATTAGGGTACCTGTTTGCCTGGAGTGGCAGTATCTGGCCGTCGGTGCTGGTGCACTTTTTAAATAATTCAATCTCGGTTGTAGGTTATTATTTATATCAGCATCAACTGGTAAAGCTGGACCCGGACAGTAATACACCCATGTTTAGCCAGTATTGGATCTATGCCATATGCCTGGTGATGACGATATTACTTATGCTGCTTTTCCGTAAAATAACTATAGATAAACAATTGCTGGCCGATGGAGAAGAACTGGATTAAGATATTTACATCGGAGAATTATTACCGCGCCGAAATGGTGAAGCAAGTGTTAACCGAGCACGATATAGCCAGCGTAGTGATGAACAAGCGCGACTCATCGCACCAAACTTTTGGCCATATTGATGTTTATATACACCAGGACAACTTTAGCCAGGCCATTGAAATAATGATACTGAACGAGATCAATGATTAATTGATCTGCTTAACTTAACTATGAAAACACGTACCATAACCGGGATATTTTTTATTATAGTGATGCTGGCATCGCTGCTGACCGGGCATTATCCTTTCGGGATATTTTACCTGCTATTGGCTTTGTTTTGCCAGTTTGAATTTTATGGGCTCATCAAGCAAAGCGGCTATCAGCCTAATTATGCGGCTGGCTTAGTAAATGGCGCGTTGATATACACTTCGTTCGCCTATATTACCTACAGTCATATTATTCAGCCTATCTTATTTATCGTGCCGGTTACCCTGAGCGCTATTTTTATACAGGAACTATTCAAAAAATCGGCTACGCCTTTTCAAAATATCGCTTTTACTTTCTTAGGGCTGTTGTTCACTATCATGCCGTTCACGTTTTTTCACGCCATGGCTTATGTGCGGGGCGATTTTAACTTTCACCTGCCGCTGGGCTTCTTCGTAATGTTATGGTCTAACGATACCGGGGCCTATTTAACCGGTCGCGCGTTTGGGCGGACCAAGCTGTTCGAACGCCATTCGCCTAAAAAAACGTGGGAAGGTTTTATTGGCGGTATGGTGATAGCCGGTATAGCGGGCTATATTTTAAGCATTTACTACACCGAGCTTGAGTGGAAACAATGGGTATCTATCGCGATATTGATAGCCTGCTTCGGAACTTTAGGCGACTTGGTGGAATCGATGTTCAAACGCAGCATCAATGTAAAGGATTCAGGCGGGATATTGCCCGGCCATGGTGGCCTGCTGGACAGGTTTGACGGCCTGCTAATTGCGGCCCCGATTGTATACTGCTACTTGTACTTCATTAACTATTAACGAGACGGTACCAGTAGTGCTATTTCCTTAGATTACCTGTGGTGCTGCACCCGTGTAATGTACAATCTTATCATCTGTACTCCCCGATTTGCAAATTATTCGACTTTCCAATTGCATCGCATTAAAAAAAACAGATTGAACAGCAAATAACCGATGTACTGTCTCCATATTTATGCAGAGCTAACGCCGCCGATCTGGTAAAAAATTGGTCTATTCCTGTTTAAATTGGGGCATCAGGTATCTTTTAATGGGTTACTGATTTTAAAAGAACTTACTACAATATACCGAATTTCAGCGCGAATAAAAAGCGAATTTTTTGAATAATTTGGAATAAATTAACAGCCCTTCCGAATAATTATAAATAATAATGAATAATTTTAGATAATTACTTTTTGTACAGATGCTACAATAATCGAAGGTATTATGCCTTCATCATCCAGGCATCACATGCGCCCCTGCAAAGCAATTGCTTTTAATACGGGTATTACTAATACATTACAAATTAGTAGCTTTGCATAAAGATTAAAAAAACGTTACATGACTTTTCATAAAGAAGGCTATACTTCCATGGCGCTGTGCATACTGTTCATTTTTGTGCTAAATGCGCTGGTGCAATTTTATTTTCCCGAGGCGCACTTGTTAAAATGGATCATTTATATCCTGTCATTCCTGCTGTTTGTAATTATCCTGCAGTTTTTCCGCAGCCCTAAATTTGAGCTGACCACCGACGAAACCAGCGTGATATGCCCTGCTGATGGTAAAGTAGTAGTAATTGAAGAAGCCGATGAAACCGAGTATTTAAAAGACCGCCGTATCCAGTTATCGGTATTTATGTCGCCCGTAAATGTGCACGTAAACCGTAACCCTGTAGCGGGCGTGGTAAAATATTTTAAATATCACCCCGGCAAGTATTTGGTAGCCTGGCACCCAAAATCATCAACCGAGAACGAGCGTACCACCATTGTAACCGAGAATAGCGCCGGTGTACAGGTGTTGTTCCGCCAGATAGCCGGCGCACTGGCCCGCCGTATTGTATGGTATGTAAAAGAAGGCGATGTGGTTGAGCAAGGCCAGCAATTTGGTTTTATTAAATTTGGTTCACGGGTTGACCTTTTCCTGCCATTGGGTTCAACCATTAAAGTTGGTTTGAACGAGGTTGTGAAAGGTGGCCGTACCATTTTAGCAGAATTGCCGCCTTTAACCGAAGCACAACAGCACATAGTAGAAGAGCATGCGAACGACGCGAAACCGGTACATAGTGACGAGCAGGTAGAGACCCTGGTGATAGAACACCCAGAAGCGGAAAAGAAACCAGTTGCCAAAGCTCCTGTTAAAAAATCAGCGCCCAAAGCAGCTGCAACAAAAGCAAAACCAAAAAAACCATGAGAAAAATAACATTCACCTTGCTGGTAGTATTATCTATAACCAGCATCAGCAGCTTTGCCACAGATAAGGACAAATGCAAAAAAAACGAGAAAAAGTGTACAATGGGCGGCGGCTCGTGCTGCAAAAAAAGCACAACCAAAGCGGCTATGCTAAAAACTAAACCGGCAGCTAAAGCCGAGGTTAAGAAGGCTTAATTCGCCCCGGGTAAAATATCCCGCAATAAATTTTAGATTATTAATTAATTTTTTTATTTTAGTAGAATGATTAAATACCCTCCCGGCTACATTTTTAATCGTTAGCGTTAAAAATTAATGGCCGGTAGAGGCAGAATTTAATTGTTGATTTTTGGGAAAAAGCCGTTCCGCTTAACAGCAGAACGGTTTTCTTTTTTTAGGCCTCACTTATAATTAATGTCATTTCTCACTACGTTTCGAAATGACATGCTGGTGAATGGACATATATTAATGCGCATCCGCCGCTGCTTTTAGCTTTTTAAATGGCTGCAGGTATAATAAGGGTATGGAACAAAGCATTACAATGCCCGATATCCAGTAAGCATCATCGTAGGTTAACAGTAACGATTGCCTTATCACCATGCCTTCAATGGCTTTATAGGCCATCACGGTGGCGTCTGTCAGCGATTTACCTTTGGCCATAAACCCATGCAGCAAAGTGTTGAAACGATCGTTAAACAGTGGGTTATACTGGTTTATATTCGTCAGCAAATTACTGCGGTGAAAGCCCTGACGGGTATGTATAATTGTGGTTAGTACGGCTATCCCAAACGAACCACCTAATTGACGGCCCATATTGTTTAAGCCCGACCCCTGGCCTAATTCGGGCCCTTTCAGGTCGGCCATGGCTAATGTGGTTAAAGGCACAAATAACAGCGCCATCCCAACACCGCGTATTAACAATGGTATCAATACATCCTTTTCGCCGGTGGCCAGCGTACTGTGGCTCAGCATATTGGTGAACAAAAAGAAAAGAAACATGCCCGCGGTAGCCATAAATTGCGCCGGTATGCCTTTGTTCAGCATCTTACCAATAAAAGGCATCATCATAATGGTACATAAGCCCCCGGGGAACAATAATTCGCCTGTTTGCTGCGCCGAAAAGCCCAGCAGGTTCTGGCAAAATACCGGGAAAACAAACACCGATCCATATAGCCCAAAACCCAATATAAAGGAGGTGAACATCCCCACCGAAAAACTTCGGTGCCGGAGGATGCTGAAATTCACAATCGGGTGGTCCGTACTCAGTTCCCTCCAAATGAACAGGATGGTACCCAGCACCGCGGCTATGGTTAATACTAAAATATAAGTTTTGGCAAACCAGTCTTCGCTCTCGCCTTTTTCAAGCACGGTTTGCAAACTACCCACGGCTATAGCCAGCAGCGCAATACCCCACCAGTCTACCGGTTTTTTCTCATCCTTGGGTGTTTCCCTTATAAATGTATAGGTACAAAAGGCCGCGAGTGTCCCTACCGGGATATTTACATAAAATATCCATGGCCAGGCATAATGGTCGGTTATCCAGCCACCAATGGTTGGGCCTACTGTGGGGCCCACCACCGCGCCCAGGCCAAATAATGCCGTAGCCGTACCAATTTGTTCGCGCGGCCAGGTTTCCAAAAGGATAGCCTGCGCGGTAGATATTAAACCACCTCCGGCAAAACCCTGTATAACGCGGAAGAGGATCAATTCGGTCATACTGTGGGCGTTACCGCATAAGAACGATACAATGGTAAAAACGATAATGGATGTTAGGAAATAGTTTTTCCGCCCGAAACGGGCACCCAGCCAGCCCGACATTGGCAAAACAATAACATTCGCTACGGCATAGCCGGTAACTACCCAGGCCACATCCTCGAGGGTTGCGCCCAGGTTACCCTGAATTTGTGGTAGCGAAACGTTTACAATAGTGGTATCTATCAGCTCCAGTAACGAAGCCACGATCACCGTAATGGTGATGATCCACTTTTTAAAGCCAGTTTCAGCCATAATTTTGTTTTAATATTTATTAGTCCAAAGTCTGGGGCCTAAAGTTTATAATGACTTAAAACTTTAGACTCAGCACTCACGACTTAAATCAGTCTTTATAGATCACAGAAACTTTAACGCTCATGCCCGGACGCAATTTTTCCATCACATCTTTAGCAGCGTTAATTTTTATTTTTACCGGCACACGTTGTACCACCTTTACAAAGTTACCGGTAGCATTATCCGGCGGCAGTAACGAGAATTTGGCGCCTGTAGCGGGCGAGAAGTTGTATACTGTCCCTTCAACTTTCAAATCAGGGTAAGCATCTACCTCTACCTCTACTTTTTCACCGTTACGCAGGTTCTCTAACTGTGTTTCCTTAAAGTTGGCGGTAATGTATATGCTATTATCGTTCACTATAGAAAACAGGGTTTGTCCCGCCTGCACTAACTGACCAACCTGTATGGCTTTTTTGGAAGTAATGCCACTGGCCGGTGCTTTAATAGTGGTATAACTTAATTGCAGTTTGGCGTAATCAATATCAACCTGCCTTTGGGTTACACCCGTATTAATTACGGTCATTTGGCTGCGGGTGGCGCCAATTTGCTCAACCGAAGCTTTATACTGGTCTTGTGCGGCCTTGTAAGTAGCTTCGGCTACATCGCGGTCGGCTTTGGCCTGATCAAACTGTTGTTGGGTTATGCTTCCGTCTTTTACCAGGTTGGCATAACGGGCATAATCTTTATTGGCTTTCTCTAACCGTGCCTGTGCCGATAATGCCTGCGCCCGAGCGCTTGCCGAATTGGCTGTTTGCGATAACACCTGCGCCTGGTTAACGCCGGTGCTTGAGCCAGCGCCCTGTTTGGCGGCAATGGCCTGTTCCAGTTTCACTTTGTAATCACGGTCATCTATCTTCACCAATACCTGGCCTTTGGTTACATGCTGATTTTCCTCGAAGAAAATGCTATCCACATAGCCGCCAACACGTGCCACAACCGGGCTGATATCGCCGTCAATTTGTGCATCGTCGGTGTCCTCGTGCTTGCTGTAGTATATATATTCTTTTATCCCGAATATGATGCCCCCTAACAGTACCAGGCCCAAAATGATCGGGATCACCTTGTTTTTCTTTTTAGGTTCCTGCGGGGTAGTTTGTTCTTTTGCCATTGTAATTCTGAGTTTGTATTATTTTATAAGTTTTCCGGTTGATTTTAATAATGTATAGTAAGCTAAACCCGCATCGGCCCTAGCCAATTCAAGGTTTATTTGTGCCTGATAAAGCAGGGTTTCCGCGTCGGCGCGGTCGGTAGCCGAAGCCACGTTGCTTTGATATTTCGATTCCAGTATCTTGTTGTTCTCTCCTGCTTGCGCGATGCTGGTTTGCAGCAAGTTTATTTTGTTCACCGCCATCATATAGTTTTGATAGTTGCGGTTCACTTCATTTTTAATGTTATCTAAAGCAATGTCCTTACCAATTACGGTTTGATCGCGCTCTATCCGTGCCTCGGCTACTTTATTCTTGTTTGTCCAAAGCGAGCCGAAGTTCCACGATAGGGTTAAACCCGCGGTTATTGGGGTAATAAACTTGCCGCTTTGCGGGATAGGGTTGCCCGATACATCAACATAATACCCGCCCAAACTGGCAGCCAGCGTTGGCGATTGGTTTGCACGGATAGATTTGATATTGGTTTCGGCAGCTTGTGTACGCAAGTCGAACTGTTTAAATTCCTGGCGGTTGGCCATGGCGGTATCAATATAAGTTGATAGCGGCGCTAAGGGCTTATTTGCTTCAGTAATTTGTGCAATGTTTAGCTGGGTGGTTTCGGGCAGGCCCAGTAATACATCAAGGTTATAGTTAATGATCTTACGGTTACTTTCCAGGTCAATCCCGTTCAATTCTATGTTAGACCGTTGCAGTTGAAAACGCAATACATCGTTCTTGGTAACCAAACCCTGTTCAAAAAAGCGGTTTGCCTGCTTAATCTGCGCATCTATAGTTTTCAGATTAGCTTCAACAACCTTTTTGCTTTGCAGCACTTTGTATAAACCATAATATGCGTTTATTACATCGTAACTTATTTCATCTTTATCCTTGTCGGCATCCAGTTTGGCAACTTGCACCAGCAAATCGGTACTTTCGCGGGCATACCTTAGGCGGTTACCGGCCCAAATAGTTTCGTTAACCGATGCAATACCTAAGTAAGCATTGGCTGATGACGGCAGATGTATCGGGTCGCCAGCGCCAAAATCAAGTGTGTGCGCTGGTATTTGTGCCCGGTTATACGCAAAACTGGCATTCCCTGTTGGCAGGGCCCTGTCTTTTGCCTGGTTATATTCCGACACTGCCTGGTCAATTTTAGACTGCGACATTTTTAACGTTTTGCTGTTTTGCAAGCCAAGTTTAATGGCCTCATCCAGCGTAATTGTGCGGTCCTGCGCGTTAGCTACTAATGTTAAAATAATCAGCATCATCGCTATCATTGCCGCAATAATCCCCGTCGCCTTTAAAAAGCGAAGGAGCTTATGGAGTGCATTTGTTTGTGTATTCATGTTTATTTGAGTAGGTAGCATTTTAATAAGTTTTTCATATAAGATTTCATCCTGGGCTTAAATTGCTCCAGCACTTTATCATCCTGTATGTCACACCCCAACAGGGCCGATGTCATTAGCGGCATATTTACTATATAGTTTTTGGTGCCATATAAGGTAGCCACCACCATATCAGCATCTATGTCAGACTTAAACTCGCCCTTATCAACTCCATCCTGCAACATCTTGCGAAGCCCAAGTGCATTTTGCATCAATATATTCCGCACGTTTTCGGCAAGTTCGGTACGGCGGTTCATGCCCATTTCCTGGTACAGCAATTTTTGGAAACAGTTATTAGTAACTATCTTTTCGCTGTAGATATCAATATACTCCGATACCTTTTCCCATTGCGAAAGCGTATTATCTGTAGCTATGTTTTGCAATGCCTCTTTGTGGCTGCTTATTTTACGGTTAATCACCGCCAGGAACAAACCTTCTTTAGAGCCGAAGTAATAATTAAGCATAGCCATGTTTACACCCGCCTCGCCCGATATCATCCGGGTAGAAGCGCCGTCGAACCCGTGATCTGAAAATACCCTTTCGGCTACATCCAGTATGTGGTCCTTTTTGTCTATTTTATCCTTGTCCATATTCTTTTTAACGGCACAAAATTAATCAAACGATTGATTAATATATTAACTCTCTGTCATGTTTATGTAAACACTATTTAAATATCTGATTATCAATCACAAATTTTTAATCAAATGATTAACTCTTTATATAATTACTGACGATTATATTTGTTTTTAATTTTAACCTTTTTCAAAATTTATTAATTACTCTTGCCTATATCCTCTGTTTATCAATGAAATTGAAATATTTAGCCCTTGTATGTTTGCTATTCGCAAATACTGTTTTGGCACAAACTGCGCCTCCCGCCAATATTGGCGCCGTAAAACAATCGTTAAACAAACTGCAGGTGCTGGGCAGCGTGCTTTACATTGCCGCCCACCCCGATGATGAGAATACACGGCTGCTCACTTACCTGGCACAAGAGAAACATTACCGCACCGGCTACCTGGCGCTTACCCGCGGCGATGGCGGCCAAAACCTGATAGGTAACGAGCAAAGCGAGCTTTTGGGGTTAATACGCACACAGGAATTATTAGCCGCCCGCCGGGTTGACGGCGCCGAACAATTTTTTACCCGCGCCAATGATTTTGGCTTTAGCAAAGGCCCCGAAGAAACCCTGAAGATATGGGACCGCGAAAAGATATTAGGCGATATGGTTTGGGTGAT belongs to Mucilaginibacter boryungensis and includes:
- a CDS encoding phosphatidate cytidylyltransferase; translation: MKTRTITGIFFIIVMLASLLTGHYPFGIFYLLLALFCQFEFYGLIKQSGYQPNYAAGLVNGALIYTSFAYITYSHIIQPILFIVPVTLSAIFIQELFKKSATPFQNIAFTFLGLLFTIMPFTFFHAMAYVRGDFNFHLPLGFFVMLWSNDTGAYLTGRAFGRTKLFERHSPKKTWEGFIGGMVIAGIAGYILSIYYTELEWKQWVSIAILIACFGTLGDLVESMFKRSINVKDSGGILPGHGGLLDRFDGLLIAAPIVYCYLYFINY
- a CDS encoding DHA2 family efflux MFS transporter permease subunit, translating into MAETGFKKWIITITVIVASLLELIDTTIVNVSLPQIQGNLGATLEDVAWVVTGYAVANVIVLPMSGWLGARFGRKNYFLTSIIVFTIVSFLCGNAHSMTELILFRVIQGFAGGGLISTAQAILLETWPREQIGTATALFGLGAVVGPTVGPTIGGWITDHYAWPWIFYVNIPVGTLAAFCTYTFIRETPKDEKKPVDWWGIALLAIAVGSLQTVLEKGESEDWFAKTYILVLTIAAVLGTILFIWRELSTDHPIVNFSILRHRSFSVGMFTSFILGFGLYGSVFVFPVFCQNLLGFSAQQTGELLFPGGLCTIMMMPFIGKMLNKGIPAQFMATAGMFLFFLFTNMLSHSTLATGEKDVLIPLLIRGVGMALLFVPLTTLAMADLKGPELGQGSGLNNMGRQLGGSFGIAVLTTIIHTRQGFHRSNLLTNINQYNPLFNDRFNTLLHGFMAKGKSLTDATVMAYKAIEGMVIRQSLLLTYDDAYWISGIVMLCSIPLLYLQPFKKLKAAADAH
- a CDS encoding putative signal transducing protein, which produces MEKNWIKIFTSENYYRAEMVKQVLTEHDIASVVMNKRDSSHQTFGHIDVYIHQDNFSQAIEIMILNEIND
- a CDS encoding HlyD family secretion protein; the encoded protein is MAKEQTTPQEPKKKNKVIPIILGLVLLGGIIFGIKEYIYYSKHEDTDDAQIDGDISPVVARVGGYVDSIFFEENQHVTKGQVLVKIDDRDYKVKLEQAIAAKQGAGSSTGVNQAQVLSQTANSASARAQALSAQARLEKANKDYARYANLVKDGSITQQQFDQAKADRDVAEATYKAAQDQYKASVEQIGATRSQMTVINTGVTQRQVDIDYAKLQLSYTTIKAPASGITSKKAIQVGQLVQAGQTLFSIVNDNSIYITANFKETQLENLRNGEKVEVEVDAYPDLKVEGTVYNFSPATGAKFSLLPPDNATGNFVKVVQRVPVKIKINAAKDVMEKLRPGMSVKVSVIYKD
- a CDS encoding CPBP family intramembrane glutamic endopeptidase, with translation MTDSVQTHTPRWLQLIYLVLIAFGCAIIGLAVSLGIVALIYGKGMALAVATMNNTGVPGFMGAFRIFMGLGNTLFTFFVAALLYAYFVVGDPRGYLRTRTYYPPVLLLVAVMLMVFFLPVIDITSYFNQKMTLLPAFPGLDKWIHDSEKQNEAIVKMVLNMPGIGDLLISIFIVGFLPALSEEFFFRGCMQSTFIRWTKNTHAAVWITAFIFSFIHFEFLGFVPRFLLGAALGYLFAWSGSIWPSVLVHFLNNSISVVGYYLYQHQLVKLDPDSNTPMFSQYWIYAICLVMTILLMLLFRKITIDKQLLADGEELD